A genomic stretch from Setaria italica strain Yugu1 chromosome VII, Setaria_italica_v2.0, whole genome shotgun sequence includes:
- the LOC101756816 gene encoding LOW QUALITY PROTEIN: uncharacterized protein LOC101756816 (The sequence of the model RefSeq protein was modified relative to this genomic sequence to represent the inferred CDS: inserted 2 bases in 1 codon), with translation MRSSRALRRGTRNLLIAAVVPGSYGAEVAFGRKLPMIASTIGSAVILGRAHTSYFQGGNGEPAGPTLADLTGGQAAGPPPSAHVSIXPSPLPELYKSRAPSPAPGTHPIIKYLASSCSEKETMSGVWVFEDGIVRRADSDPPSGAGAGGSRPNKVLVHVPSGEVVTSYDVLERRLRELGWERYLYDPCLLQFHKRSTVHLITVPRDFARLKLVHMYDVVVKTRNVFEVRDAAPA, from the exons ATGAGATCATCCCGTGCTTTAAGGAGAGGCACAAGGAATCTTTTGATCGCTGCTGTTGTTCCTGGATCGTACGGCGCAGAGGTAGCCTTCGGTCGGAAGCTTCCGATGATAGCTTCCACGATCGGAAGCGCCGTGATTCTCGGCCGGGCCCACACCAGCTACTTCCAAGGAGGGAATGGCGAGCCGGCGGGCCCCACCTTAGCCGATTTAACAGGTGGGCAAGCAGCGGGCCCACCTCCCTCCGCTCACGTCAGcat cccctcccctctcccagAGCTGTATAAAAGCCGAGCCCCATCTCCTGCTCCCGGCACACACCCAATAATCAAATATCTAGCTAGCTCCTGTAGCGAGAAAGAAACCATGTCGGGCGTTTGGGTGTTCGAGGACGGGATCGTGCGGCGCGCGGACAGCGACCCTcccagcggcgccggcgccggcgggtcgCGGCCGAACAAGGTGCTGGTGCACGTGCCCAGCGGCGAGGTGGTGACCTCCTACGACGTGCTGGAGCGGCGGCTCCGAGAGCTCGGCTGGGAGCGCTACCTCTACGACCCCTGCCTGCTCCAGTTCCACAAGCGCTCCACCGTGCACCTCATCACCGTGCCCCGCGACTTCGCCCGCCTCAAGCTCGTCCACATgtacgacgtcgtcgtcaagaCCCGCAACGTCTTCGAGGTCCGCGACGCCGCACCAGCCTGA